Part of the Salinimonas iocasae genome, ATACATCCGGTGCCCAGAGGTGGCCGCCGAAACCCGGAGCGATTCGGCGCGCCCAGCTTGGCTCATCGGGAAATACGCGTCCGGTTAGCGTCCAGTCTTTAAGATTCTTTGATTCGTAATAGGTAATGCCTGGTCCGGTGCTGAATACATAAAATGTATCGCCTTCCTTTGTCATTACCGGGTCATGCACCTCTACCTGTTTTGCTCCTGCTGAAAATGCGGTAGCAGCCAGAAATAAAGATGTCAGAACATGTTTTTTGAAACTCATCAGCATCGTTATCTACTCGTTTTATTCGATTTTCATTCACAGTTTAACAGGGATTGTGTTAAATATGTAATACAATATTAACAATGTGTTGGCATTTTCTAAAATCAGTATATGCAGATCGCGGGAGGGCGCAAATGAACAAACATACATTAATTTCGACACTGGCAGCATCCTGGTTTACCACATTAGCGGGAAGCCAGGCTTTTGCTAATCAGGTAAATGAAACAAGTAACATAAAACCAATAGACAACCCCATCGTGCTGCAACGCGCTGATCCAATGCTTGTGCATCACCCGCGGACCGGATGTTATACCTTTATCGGAACATCACCGCAGTTTGACAAGATTGAGTTGCGTCAGGCATGCAGTCTCAATGCTCTGAAAATTGCTGAGCCAAAAGCGATATGGGAAAAACATGAAAGCGGCCCAATGAGTGCAAATATCTGGGCGCCGGAACTGCATCGGGTCGATGATAACTGGTACATCTATTTTGCTGCCGGCGAGGCGGAAACACCTTTCAGTATTCGGATGTATGCACTGAAAAATACGCATGAAAATCCTATGAAAGGGGAGTGGGAAGAAGCCGGTCAAATTAAAAGCGGATGGGATTCGTTTGCGCTGGATGGCACCACATTCGAGCATAACGATAAGCGTTACTATGTCTGGGCGCAACAAGATAAAGACAGGTCTTATAATTCTGCATTGTGGATTGCACAGATGCGATCACCAACAGAGTTGATGTTACCGGCAACATTGCTCACTGAACCGACCCTGGACTGGGAGGTACAGGGATACAAAGTAAACGAAGGCGCCGCGTTCATCAAACACAACGACAAAGTGTTTCTGACCTATTCAGCCAGTGCGACCGACCACCGTTACGCAATGGGATTACTTTGGGCTGACGCTGATGCAGACCTGCTTGATGCGAGCCAGTGGCATAAAAAGTCTGAACCGGTATTTGAAACCGATGCTTCAGTGGGCCGTTATGGGCCCGGCCACAACAGCTTTGTCAAAGCGCCGGATGGTAAAACCGACCTGATGGTCTATCACAGTCGTGATTATAAAGCGCTAAAGGGAACGCCACTTACTGATCCTAACCGCCACGCCCGGGTGCGAGTTTTATACTGGGATGACGAAGGGTTTCCGGTTTTCAAACCATCGCTGGCAGATTAGTGAGTCGATGACAGTCAATAAAAAAGCCGCCTCTATGGCGGCTTTTTTTTGACATGTTGATTGCTGTGTTACCAGAAGCGGATATAGATAAATGCGGTAATACCCAATATACCCACAGTATGGATGTAATCCCATTTATCCAGCCCTGCAACAACCTCTTTAAATGTATTGTTACCCAGGGTAGAGAATGTCAGCCCGTCCAAACGTTCACGACTATGGGCTTTGGTTACCATACTGGTACCAATCATAATTATGACCACCAGAACAAACAGCAGGATGCAGTAATACAGCCAGTTCATGGTCACTACCCATTCAAGCGGCGTACCGGCGACACTGTCTTTAAAGGGCAGAAGCGCCAGGCGGAACATGCCCATAACAAATCCTGAGACCAGCCCGACAAATCCGGCGGTGGGGGTAATGCGGGTACTGACCAGGCCAAGTAAGAATACCGCAGCGATACCCGGGGCGATGAGTGACTGAACGGATTGCAGATATTCATACAGCACATCGGCAATCAGACTCATCACCGGAATCCATAAAATACCCAAAACAACAATCACTATAGTAGCAATACGACCCACCCGTAGCAGATGCTTTTCACTCGATTCAGGTTTGAATTTTTTATAAAAATCGATAGTAAAAAGTGTCGCCGAAGAGTTAAACAGCGACGCAAGAGAACTCATTAACGCGGCAACAAGGCCACCGATTACAATGCCTTTGACACCTGCTGGCAATAACTCAGAGACCAGCATGGGAAAAGCCTGGTCCGGGCTGTCGTAAGTGACAATACCTTTTGCATTAAGCGCGTAGGCAATCATGCCGGGCACAAGGAAGATAAAGACAGGCAGCAGTTTCAGATACCCGGCGAACATGGTACCGCGGCGTGCTTCTTTGATACCTTTTGCCGATAAAACCCGCTGCACTATGTACTGATCGGTACACCAGTACCAGAAGCCAATAATAAATGAGCCGAAGATAATACCCGGCCATGGGAACTCAGAATCAGAGGCAGAGCGTATCAGGTGCATCTGTTCTGCATTGAGGCGCTCAACTTCGGACCAGCCGCCGACCTTATCCAGGCCCACTACCAGTATCACCAGCGAACCAATTATAAGTACAGGCGTTTGCAATACCGAGGTCCACATGATGGCTTTCATTCCACCCAGAACAGTATAAATACCGGTGATAATGACCAGCCCCAGGGCAGATATCCAGAAGAAGTCGATACCCCAGATACTTTCGATGCCAAGAATGGTTTTAAAGGCTACACCACCTGCATAAACAGTGACTGCAACCTTGGTGAGTATATAGCTTACCAGGGAGATAACAGACAGGAAGGTGCGGGAAGAAGAGTTATATCTGCGCTCCAGAAACTCAGGCATCGTATATACCTTACTGCTCCAGTAGAAGGGCACAAATACCCAGCCTAAAAGCAGTATAATCCATGACTGCAATTCCCAGTGCGCCAGCGCCATCCCGGACTGTGCGCCCGAGCCAGATAGACCCACAAGGTGTTCAGAGCCAATGTTTGAGGCGAATATTGAAGCGCCGATAACGACCCAACTGGCATTACGACCAGCCAGGAAATAATCGGCAGTGTCCTCTTCTTTCTGGCGCATGGACATAACCACAACACCCAGTAACAGAAGGAAAAAACCGGCCAGAACGAGCCAGTCCAGTGTGCTTAAATCAACCATTTCTTTTCAACTATTAGTTTGGCTTAGCAGCGGTGAATTGTTATTGAAATATTATATTACAAAAGTGGTAAAGAAAAGGGGGTGTTAACAGATAGTTAACCTGCAATGGAAAAGTAGTGTAAAATCATGCGCTTTAGGCTTAAGTGGACCATTCACTGAATCAATGACGCGGTACTGTTATCGGTGTATAGTGAGCACAGAGGCGTTAGGGGAAAAATATGGCTCGAATTGAAAATCTGAACCTTTCACAGCGAATGACCAATGAATTGGGCAAAGCGATTGTGAAGGGTGTCTACAGTCCGGAA contains:
- a CDS encoding glycoside hydrolase family 43 protein, with translation MNKHTLISTLAASWFTTLAGSQAFANQVNETSNIKPIDNPIVLQRADPMLVHHPRTGCYTFIGTSPQFDKIELRQACSLNALKIAEPKAIWEKHESGPMSANIWAPELHRVDDNWYIYFAAGEAETPFSIRMYALKNTHENPMKGEWEEAGQIKSGWDSFALDGTTFEHNDKRYYVWAQQDKDRSYNSALWIAQMRSPTELMLPATLLTEPTLDWEVQGYKVNEGAAFIKHNDKVFLTYSASATDHRYAMGLLWADADADLLDASQWHKKSEPVFETDASVGRYGPGHNSFVKAPDGKTDLMVYHSRDYKALKGTPLTDPNRHARVRVLYWDDEGFPVFKPSLAD
- a CDS encoding sodium:solute symporter, producing MVDLSTLDWLVLAGFFLLLLGVVVMSMRQKEEDTADYFLAGRNASWVVIGASIFASNIGSEHLVGLSGSGAQSGMALAHWELQSWIILLLGWVFVPFYWSSKVYTMPEFLERRYNSSSRTFLSVISLVSYILTKVAVTVYAGGVAFKTILGIESIWGIDFFWISALGLVIITGIYTVLGGMKAIMWTSVLQTPVLIIGSLVILVVGLDKVGGWSEVERLNAEQMHLIRSASDSEFPWPGIIFGSFIIGFWYWCTDQYIVQRVLSAKGIKEARRGTMFAGYLKLLPVFIFLVPGMIAYALNAKGIVTYDSPDQAFPMLVSELLPAGVKGIVIGGLVAALMSSLASLFNSSATLFTIDFYKKFKPESSEKHLLRVGRIATIVIVVLGILWIPVMSLIADVLYEYLQSVQSLIAPGIAAVFLLGLVSTRITPTAGFVGLVSGFVMGMFRLALLPFKDSVAGTPLEWVVTMNWLYYCILLFVLVVIIMIGTSMVTKAHSRERLDGLTFSTLGNNTFKEVVAGLDKWDYIHTVGILGITAFIYIRFW